TATATCACAATAACGGCAcaagttagacctttcagggtaagttgtggtagattttgaactagccagaagacactagCCTATgtgtgtatacttttaataataCTTGTACGGTTTCTGTAACTAATAATACTAAGGGCACTAAGTTGAAAGTTTTAGGGAACGTCTAGATTAAACTATtgtttaaaacagaaattaattaaaaatactttttcacgaagttcatttttcaaaaaaaagtaaagaactgcattaaacaaaaaatgagccaaaataaaattaaattatccaACAAGCGTAGAACTTCCACAGATCAGcctcaataaacaaataaaacccaaaacaaaaagaaattataataaataaccaagacaggcccaaaacgagcagaaagtaACATTAGTAGGACTCACAACCcttatgccttctcaaggccagaacataatttgtactttactaaaaaaatacaaatagattattccttaaaatatcaagcatttttcctttatttaagttataaaactgaaaacattaaaaaaaaaaaattcagttttattttctttccctGCATACAGGGTAAGGCAGCCATCGGTACTTTCTAGAAGAAATATGTGTTCCTCAAGTTTTACATTGTGGTTCAGTGGGGTGTTGCGGTGTGGAAGTAATATTGCGAGATAAATGTATCCCATTTTCTTCCATATATGCTATTGACTTCCGTTTTCTTGTCGTAAGGATATTGGCAAGTACTGACCCTACTATATCCCTGTACAAACAGGGGAACTTTTATATGATCTGCATTACTTTGGCTAgtttagttggtgggggtgcttcgcaccccaccaacccccccccccccacgcgtaagtcgttacgctccatattagttacgtgccattgtagttgtgtcccacctgtgaatatatatatatatatatatatatatatatatatatatatatatatatatatatatatatatatatatatatatatatatatatatatatatatatatatatatatatatatatatatatatatatatatatatatatatatatatatatatatatatatatatgtatatatatatatatatatatatatatatatatatatatatatatatatatatatatatatatatatatatatatatatatatatatatactagctgttggggtggcgcttcgcgccaccccaacacctagttggtggggcgcttcgcgcccccccaagcccccccgcgcgcgtaagtcgttacgcaccatattagttacgcgccattgtagttgtgtccctgtgtcccacctgtgaatagagatagatataaatatatgtttttaactacgtaaaacatgcgaatatacaacattcttcgctgtcccattgtctgtgcatataaatagattgtcaggtttactgactcttgaacatacaacatataattgtccatgggaaaaacaatccgtattcagatctatacctcattattctaatgatgtgtccctgtgtcccggtcgtcatttatattccctgtgtcccggtcgtcatttgtgtcccggtgtcccagtttgtaatttctctttgagtgtcccggtcgtcatttatattccctgtgtcccggtgtcccggtcgtcatttgtgtcccggtgtcccggtctgtaatttctattcaaacaatccctgtgtcccggtcgtcatttatatatcccgcctgtgcccccggcgtccccgttgtagttgtgtccctgtgtcccggtcgtcatttatattccctgtgtcccggtcgtgatttgtgtccgggtgtcccagtctgtaatttctctttgaggttcccggtcgtcacttatattccctctgtctcggtcgtcatttgtgtcccggtctgtaatttctctttgagtgttttttctttttagttttttttagttttttaccttttttcttttttcagttttctttttcttctttatttttcagcgtcactatgaagtacatatcgacgaacctttgtttttttaacttaaatctggttggcattgatgaccttatccaagtcaaaatcccaaacccaatcatcatcgctatcattttcagttttgatatgttttgactctcgctgtccaggtggattttcatctaactgcgcggttttgcgttctttagccgcaagtctgttttcttgctgttcttgtgattcctcggaacgctttcttttcttactttctctatcagcagcaagttttttggcataaaactctttgagcagcttcctcggctgttgccattgtaggttcttcagtaattttacaattaaacatttttccgtgaacaaatgtcttaaataccgttaatgacgtcaccgtcaaagcaaaaacgacgacaactaatttcatgacgtcagtcaacagagaaacatgacgtcacctgatccacagacagacagacaacttatttttatatacatagatatatatatatatatatatatatatatatatatatatatatatatatatatatatatatatatatatatatatatatatatatatatatatatatatatatatatatatatatatatatatatatatatatatatatatatatatatatatatatatatatatatatatatatatatatatccacaggtgggacacagggacacaactacaatggtgcgtaactaatatggcgcttaacgacttaagcgggcgggggggcttggggggcgtgaagtgccccaccaactaggtgttggggtggcgcaaagcaccaccccaacagctagtatatatatctatatatataaaaataagttgtctgtgtgtgtgtctgtcgagtgacgtcatgtttgtgtgtcgactgacgtcatgaagttagttgtcgtcatgtttgtcatgacgatgacgtcattaaaggtatttaagacattcgttcacggaaaaatgtttaattgtaaaatgactgaagaacctacaatggcaacagccgaggaagctgctcaaagagtctatgccaaaaaacttgctgctgatagagaaagtaagaaaagaaagcgttccgagggatcacaagaacagcaagaaaacaggcttgcggctaaagaacgcaaaaccgcgcagttagatgaaaatccacctggacagcgagagtcaaaacatatcaaaactgaaaatgatagcgatgatgattgggtttgagaTTTTGACTGGGATacggtcatcaatgcctaccagatttaagttaaaaaaacaaaggttcggcgatatgtacttcatagtgacgctgaaaaataaagaagaaaaagaaaactgaaaaaaggaaaaaggtaaaaaactaaaaaaaaaaaactaaaaagaaaaaacactcaaagagaaattacagaccgggacacacatgatgaccgagacagagggaatataaatgacgaccgggaacctcaaagataaattacagactgggacacccggacacaaatcacgaccgggacacagggaatataaatgacgaccgagacacagggattgatcgaatagaaattacagaccgggacaccgggacacagggaatataaatgacgaccgggacactcaaagagaaattataaactgggacaccgggatacaaatgacgaccgggacacagggaatataaatgacgaccgggacacaaggacacatcattagaataatgaggtatagatctgaatacggattgtttttcccatggacaattatatgttgcatgttcaagagtcagtaaacctgacaatctatttatatacacagacaatgggacagcgaagaatgttgtatattcgcatgttttaggtagttaaaaacatatatttatatctatctctattcacaggtgggacacagggacacaactacaatggcacgtaactaatatggcgcgtaacgacttacgcgcgcgggggggattggggggggggcgaagcgccccaccaactaggtgttggggtggcgcgaagcgccaccccaacagctagtatatatatatatatatatatatatatatatatatatatatatatgttttaactacgcaaaacttgcgaacatacaacattcttcgctgtcctattgtcttagcatatatatagattatcaggtttaccgactcttgaacatacaacatatagttgtccatgggaaaaacaatccgtattcagatctataccacattttttctaatgctTGCCTTTGAGCTCtgtcgatggtgattgctaatcgaacattccctgtgtctccgtcgtcatttatatatcccccctgcgccccccggcatcccagttgtagttgtgtccctgtgtcctggtcgtcatttatattctctgtgtcccggtcgtcatttgtgtcccggtgtccaaaaACTAGACTaattcctaaaaattttaaattaaatagttttattttactgcaaactgcaaaaatatttgtgggGTCTGAGCAATAATCgtgatttttgaattgaaacaaaaaaaataccagaaaagtttaaaggaaaaattaattttcttttgatatattgaGCTTGATACGTAATTCAATATTTATTACGAAATGATTCTTGTTTGTAATTCAATTATTATGAATTATGAAttcttggattaatcagattgAGAATGAACTACTATCAAAAGGTATTGAGGAAGCTGCTATTATTGGTGTTGATGGGTCAACTTTGGCAAAGTCTAGGAACTTCCTTATCACAACAGCtcagtttaaaattttagaaacatTTGACCTGAAAGAGTTCttcaaaaaaggttttaaagtGGGATTAAGTTACTTTTGGCTTATCGGAAAATGTCATGGTGAATTTCTggcacaaaatgaaaaacattgcCTTTATGTAGTGAAAACGGACCAATTGTATATTATAGCTCGGTATGATGAGAAAAGATGCCGAACAGGTCCAGCAATTGTTGGGGAATTCGCTGACCTTAGAAAAGGGAGTGCTTTTAATCAAAGTAAGTGGTTAAAAGACAAAACCAGAGGAGTTTCTCCAGCTTCTGAACTGTTTTGGTTTAGGAAATCTATGATGCCGTCTTATAATGATATGCCGTATTATGATATAATAATACCAGAACAGGATGAGTCTGAACTAGCCAATACGGCTGAAGAAGACATAGTTGTACCTTCAATTATGGAGGAGGAAAAAATGGACGGTTTGTTTCAATTTGGTACATTTAATTATGAATTCAGTTGGAGAAAATCGAAAGTATGTTAGTGTTGATTCAAACATATCCTGGTTGTTAAGTGTTTTGACTTTAACATAATggaaaatcaaattatttaagTAGCTAGGAAAAGAACTGCCAAGACGGTATTTTTGCATCAACCGTATTTATTTCATCTTTCTTCTCCAAAGCTAACCGGGTATTAGAACATTATTGAGAGGTGTTTAATGacttattttgaagaaacttgcAATGTCAGAAAACTATTGTAATTAACCAAAAGATATTTTACGTAAATGATCGCCACTATTCATCTATCTATAAAAGAGATATATCATGCTGGTATCGGGCAGGCTCCTGTTAAATTCAATAGACTGAAACCGATAAAGAGGTCGCAAAATTTCCAGCTCCCACTCAAACTTTATATAttcaactagctgttggtgtggcactTTGCGCCACAtgaccttcgtcatatgctggcactccccgtcatatgcatgaagttgaaatcactgataaactacatggTAAAACTTAAAGAGTTTGGGTCAGTGctatgctggatgtactcagtggaatggcaaaactgaggattgccacacgtaaatatactaatctggctacatgataaaattacttctaatgaaattgacgatgtgatttccactgaaatacctgatgaaaatgtcgataagggcttacatggtattgtggtaaaaaatatgttacatggaccttgcggtgcactgaatgaaaaatcaccatgcatggccaaatgaaggtgcacaaagcaatatactcgacttttagtacccaacacaattactggcaatgattctaattttatAGTCAATTAGAAATTTATTGGTCTTTAGAATAAAGCTCTGAGTACACATTAAGGTGGTATACTTATTGACAGAAGATCAGAAAGTGCAGAGAAgtcagaaattttgaaaattatttctgcAGGACAATTTATTCCCTCCCCTTTGTATtatagtgaattttttttttatttaaggctCGTGTTAAAAGAGCTGTTGGCAAACAAATATGACGAAGTATTCGATTTAGGTCGAGTTTCGCTTTCGGTTTCGTCGATttcgtcgactgacttaccctgtatttttagcattccacgtgtaatacgaaggcatttttcagtatacagcagttttttttgcaaaaaaatcattttggcaTAACAAAAAGAGTGCaattaacgttgtatccggtggattcatggctttttgttgcacgttggattccaaaaaataaacacgttgaccattctgtaaatgtaccgctaacccaacaacagctggacttctttcatgtatcggaaatgaaagaattcgccaaacaacttcattactgcttatgtatcttccggCCTGATATTTTACGATTGTAACGATATCACTGGTtttggactgcaagccaaaaactgccatttcACTGCCTTTGtcgacgtatttacatatgtatttaaTTGCCTTCACggaattacagtattcaacgtttatgtctgcattaaatgtttttgataataaaggggaaaatgGAACAACACattggttatctacttcgatggtggtaccgttacgattttttattattgctgttttaccaccatcttcagtagatcttcttctattttgtgggtaaccatcattgccagtaattgtgttgggtactagaAGTCGAgtatattgctttgtgcaccttgaattggccatgcatggtgatttttcattcagtgcaccgcaaggtccatgtaacatattttttaccacaataccatgtaagcccttatcgacattttcatcaggt
Above is a genomic segment from Artemia franciscana unplaced genomic scaffold, ASM3288406v1 Scaffold_7205, whole genome shotgun sequence containing:
- the LOC136043560 gene encoding uncharacterized protein LOC136043560, with product MNSWINQIENELLSKGIEEAAIIGVDGSTLAKSRNFLITTAQFKILETFDLKEFFKKGFKVGLSYFWLIGKCHGEFLAQNEKHCLYVVKTDQLYIIARYDEKRCRTGPAIVGEFADLRKGSAFNQSKWLKDKTRGVSPASELFWFRKSMMPSYNDMPYYDIIIPEQDESELANTAEEDIVVPSIMEEEKMDGLFQFGTFNYEFSWRKSKVC